In Haloplanus rubicundus, one DNA window encodes the following:
- a CDS encoding aldehyde ferredoxin oxidoreductase family protein, translating into MNHVKGPLLEIDAGDREATTVGVTEERRSFVGGRGLCTKLAHDRIPYDADPLGPNNRIYFASGPLQQSGMSFTGRMNCTGLSPLTDGLLSTNAGGYLSRNFVDTGHSAVEVVGAADELLVIHVTDEGVEFVEAPELRGATVPEVTAYVQRERNLDAENVVCIGPAGENQVRFACVMTYESRAFGRGGMGAVLGSKNVKAITFEGDAAPDLDLPEDVQREVHSAAATSDDLMRRQGTTGGTEFINDNFSLPTRYFEKYSFEHADAIGGDAVEEKKYRKGSCSVCAFACKLPTRDEATGLETEGPEFETVFSFGSNCEIGDIVDVMKSNELCDVYGLDTISCGNVVAAYLASKDEFGNAELVHETVEKIATREGVGDLLAEGISRAADELGVRNYTVKDMEFAAHDGRVLHGQGLSYAVANRGGDHMYSTTLRVEYAGEVDPETLDGKPELVVRRENHAAIRDSGIVCAFAGGTDHVTEETLEALFECDYEDLQEVGARIVELERHFNNKRGMDREADTLPYDLPGIEDALDEYYALRGWNTDGTVSDDLVGEYAAADD; encoded by the coding sequence ATGAACCACGTCAAGGGGCCACTACTCGAGATCGACGCAGGCGACCGGGAGGCGACGACTGTCGGCGTGACCGAGGAGCGACGGTCGTTCGTCGGCGGCCGGGGGCTCTGTACGAAGCTTGCACACGATCGCATCCCGTACGACGCGGACCCGCTGGGTCCGAACAATCGGATATACTTCGCATCCGGCCCGCTCCAGCAGTCGGGGATGTCGTTCACCGGTCGGATGAACTGCACGGGGCTGTCGCCGCTGACCGACGGCCTCCTCTCGACGAACGCCGGCGGGTATCTCTCGCGGAACTTCGTCGACACGGGGCATTCGGCGGTTGAAGTCGTCGGCGCGGCCGACGAGTTGCTCGTGATCCACGTGACCGACGAGGGCGTCGAGTTCGTCGAGGCACCCGAACTCCGAGGCGCGACGGTGCCCGAGGTGACGGCGTACGTGCAACGAGAGCGGAATCTGGACGCCGAAAACGTCGTCTGTATCGGCCCTGCGGGCGAGAACCAGGTCCGGTTCGCGTGCGTGATGACCTACGAGAGCCGGGCGTTCGGCCGGGGTGGGATGGGCGCAGTCCTCGGGTCGAAAAACGTGAAGGCGATTACCTTCGAGGGCGACGCCGCACCGGATCTCGATCTTCCCGAGGACGTCCAGCGGGAGGTCCACAGCGCCGCGGCTACCTCCGACGACCTGATGCGGCGACAGGGGACTACGGGCGGGACGGAGTTCATCAACGACAACTTCTCGCTCCCGACGCGGTACTTCGAGAAGTACAGCTTCGAACACGCGGACGCAATCGGCGGCGACGCCGTCGAGGAGAAGAAGTACCGAAAGGGGTCGTGTTCAGTGTGTGCCTTCGCCTGTAAACTTCCCACGCGGGACGAGGCGACGGGACTGGAGACGGAGGGTCCGGAGTTCGAGACGGTGTTTTCCTTCGGAAGCAACTGCGAAATCGGCGACATCGTCGACGTGATGAAGTCGAACGAGCTCTGTGACGTCTACGGACTGGACACCATCTCCTGTGGTAACGTGGTCGCCGCCTATCTCGCGTCGAAAGACGAGTTCGGCAACGCCGAGTTGGTCCACGAGACGGTCGAAAAGATTGCGACTCGTGAGGGCGTCGGTGACCTGCTCGCGGAGGGGATTTCGCGGGCCGCCGACGAACTCGGCGTGCGGAACTACACGGTCAAGGACATGGAGTTCGCGGCCCACGACGGTCGCGTCCTCCACGGCCAGGGACTCAGCTACGCCGTTGCCAACCGTGGCGGCGACCACATGTACTCCACGACGCTCCGCGTCGAGTACGCCGGGGAGGTCGACCCTGAGACGTTGGATGGAAAGCCGGAACTCGTGGTGCGACGCGAGAATCACGCCGCCATCCGGGACTCGGGGATCGTCTGTGCCTTCGCCGGCGGCACCGATCACGTGACCGAGGAGACGCTGGAGGCGCTGTTCGAGTGTGACTACGAGGACCTGCAGGAGGTGGGTGCCCGGATCGTCGAACTCGAACGCCACTTCAACAACAAGCGGGGGATGGACCGCGAGGCCGACACGCTCCCCTACGACCTCCCGGGAATAGAGGATGCACTGGACGAATACTATGCCCTGCGCGGGTGGAACACGGACGGAACGGTTTCCGACGACCTCGTCGGCGAGTACGCCGCCGCCGACGACTGA
- a CDS encoding 50S ribosomal protein L6 — MNRTALTIPDDVSAEIDHLDLTVEGPNGSVTRRLWYPDVSVSVDGDSVVIESEADDANTRATLGTFESHVENMFYGVTEGWEYEMEIFYAHFPMQVTVEGDEVVIENFLGERAPRTVQIRGDTQVQVDGEEITLSGPDKEAVGQTAADIEQLTRVNDKDTRVFQDGVYITQKPRGGA; from the coding sequence ATGAACCGAACAGCACTCACGATTCCGGACGACGTGTCCGCCGAGATAGACCACCTCGACCTGACCGTCGAGGGGCCGAACGGGAGCGTCACGCGACGCCTCTGGTACCCCGACGTGTCGGTGTCGGTGGACGGTGACAGCGTGGTGATCGAGAGCGAGGCCGACGACGCCAACACGCGCGCGACGCTCGGCACCTTCGAGAGCCACGTCGAGAACATGTTCTACGGCGTGACCGAGGGATGGGAGTACGAGATGGAGATCTTCTACGCCCACTTCCCGATGCAGGTCACCGTCGAGGGCGACGAAGTCGTCATCGAGAACTTCCTCGGCGAACGCGCGCCGCGGACGGTCCAGATTCGCGGCGACACGCAGGTACAGGTCGACGGCGAGGAGATCACCCTCTCCGGTCCCGACAAGGAGGCCGTCGGACAGACGGCCGCCGACATCGAACAGTTGACACGCGTCAACGACAAGGACACCCGCGTCTTCCAGGACGGCGTCTACATCACCCAGAAACCCCGAGGTGGGGCATAA
- the secY gene encoding preprotein translocase subunit SecY produces MGWKETAEPVLTRMPSVTRPEGHVPFRRKLGWTAGVLVLYFFLTNVQLFGLDAGTQSDLFGRFRSILAGSQGSILQLGIGPIVTASIVLQLLGGADLLGLDTDDPRDQVLYQGLQKLLVVVMICLTGLPMVFAGNFLPADPAVGQSLGIGLGGVQTLLFVQIAVGGILILFMDEIVSKWGVGSGVGLFIIAGVSQQLVGGLFAWEGLGGTPGFFPTWFAILTGAQEIASPLTAQGLQALLLGQGQLLALVTTVLIFGIVVYAESVRVEIPLSHARVKGARGRFPVKLIYASVLPMILVRALQANIQFAGRILNSTWNQMPAWLGQYSNGQPTAGLFYYLAPIQTRNDWMWWLAGTAAEPWQIMIRVGLDLFIMVVGGAIFAIFWVETTGMGPEATAQQIQNSGMQIPGFRRNPQVIEKVMERYIPQVTVIGGALVGLLAVGANMLGTIGQVSGTGLLLTVSITYKLYEEIAEEQLMEMHPMMRQMFGSK; encoded by the coding sequence ATGGGATGGAAGGAGACCGCCGAACCGGTGCTGACGCGGATGCCCTCAGTCACGCGGCCGGAGGGGCACGTCCCCTTCCGGCGGAAGCTCGGCTGGACCGCGGGCGTCCTCGTGTTGTATTTCTTCCTGACGAACGTCCAGCTGTTCGGGCTGGACGCGGGCACGCAGAGCGACCTGTTCGGTCGCTTCCGGTCGATCCTCGCCGGATCGCAGGGCTCGATCCTCCAGCTGGGGATCGGCCCCATCGTCACGGCGAGCATCGTCCTGCAGTTGCTCGGCGGGGCCGACCTGCTCGGTCTCGACACGGACGACCCCCGCGATCAGGTGCTGTATCAGGGCCTCCAGAAGCTGCTGGTGGTCGTGATGATCTGTCTGACGGGGCTGCCGATGGTCTTTGCGGGCAACTTCCTGCCGGCCGATCCCGCCGTTGGTCAGTCGCTGGGGATCGGTCTCGGTGGCGTCCAGACCCTGCTGTTCGTCCAGATTGCCGTCGGCGGTATCCTCATCCTGTTCATGGACGAAATCGTCAGCAAGTGGGGCGTCGGCTCCGGCGTCGGGCTGTTCATCATCGCCGGCGTGAGCCAGCAGCTCGTCGGCGGACTGTTCGCGTGGGAAGGGCTGGGCGGTACGCCCGGCTTCTTCCCGACGTGGTTCGCCATCCTGACCGGCGCTCAGGAGATCGCCTCGCCGCTGACCGCACAGGGGCTGCAGGCGCTCCTGCTCGGTCAGGGGCAGTTGCTCGCGCTGGTGACGACGGTACTCATCTTCGGCATCGTCGTCTACGCCGAGAGCGTCCGCGTCGAGATCCCCCTCTCGCACGCCCGCGTCAAGGGCGCCCGCGGTCGCTTCCCGGTGAAGCTCATCTACGCGAGCGTCCTGCCCATGATCCTCGTGCGCGCCCTGCAGGCGAACATCCAGTTCGCCGGGCGCATCCTCAACAGCACGTGGAACCAGATGCCGGCGTGGCTCGGGCAGTACAGCAACGGCCAGCCCACCGCCGGACTGTTCTACTATCTGGCGCCCATCCAGACGCGCAACGACTGGATGTGGTGGCTCGCCGGCACCGCCGCCGAGCCGTGGCAGATCATGATCCGCGTGGGGCTCGACCTCTTCATCATGGTCGTCGGGGGCGCCATCTTCGCCATCTTCTGGGTGGAGACGACCGGGATGGGCCCGGAAGCGACCGCCCAGCAGATCCAGAACTCCGGGATGCAGATCCCCGGCTTCCGGCGTAACCCGCAGGTCATCGAGAAGGTCATGGAGCGCTACATCCCGCAGGTGACCGTCATCGGCGGCGCCCTCGTCGGCCTGCTCGCCGTCGGCGCCAACATGCTCGGCACCATCGGGCAAGTTTCGGGTACGGGTCTCCTGCTCACCGTCTCCATCACGTACAAACTGTACGAGGAGATCGCGGAAGAGCAGTTGATGGAGATGCACCCGATGATGCGCCAGATGTTCGGCTCGAAGTAA
- a CDS encoding ubiquitin-like small modifier protein 1 → MEVHFDFFGPMRDAVGRKRVTRTFDGTTTVDAALESLCVAFDGLTDHLRDDDGGWTRQVTVTVDGTNVRQLDGYGTTLSDGDVVRLAPPVVGG, encoded by the coding sequence ATGGAGGTCCACTTCGATTTCTTCGGCCCGATGCGGGACGCTGTGGGACGAAAGCGTGTCACCCGGACGTTCGACGGGACGACGACGGTCGACGCCGCCCTCGAGTCGCTCTGTGTGGCGTTCGACGGCCTCACGGATCACCTCCGCGACGACGACGGTGGCTGGACTCGGCAGGTGACGGTGACGGTCGACGGGACGAACGTCCGGCAGTTGGACGGGTACGGGACGACGCTGTCCGACGGCGACGTGGTGCGTCTCGCCCCACCGGTCGTCGGCGGCTGA
- a CDS encoding uL15m family ribosomal protein: MTNKKKRQRGSRTHGGGTHKNRRGAGHRGGRGRAGRSKHEFHNYEPIGKHGFSRPESAKDDVVEVTVQELDENAVLYVAEGLAEEADGGYHIDARDVADDGYDADVVKVLGDGQVRNELSVVADAFTARAVEKIESAGGSADLSERGEAAAADEADDSEESDEE, from the coding sequence ATGACGAACAAGAAAAAGCGCCAGCGCGGCTCCCGGACACACGGTGGCGGTACCCACAAGAACCGGCGCGGCGCCGGTCACCGTGGCGGCCGTGGCCGCGCGGGCCGATCCAAACACGAGTTCCACAACTACGAACCGATCGGCAAACACGGCTTCTCGCGCCCCGAGAGCGCGAAAGACGACGTCGTCGAGGTGACGGTGCAGGAACTCGACGAGAACGCCGTCCTCTACGTCGCAGAGGGGCTCGCTGAAGAGGCCGACGGTGGCTACCACATCGACGCCCGCGACGTGGCCGACGACGGCTACGACGCCGACGTGGTGAAGGTGCTCGGCGACGGGCAGGTTCGCAACGAACTGTCGGTCGTCGCGGACGCGTTCACTGCGAGGGCGGTCGAAAAGATCGAATCGGCCGGTGGCAGCGCCGACCTCTCCGAGCGCGGCGAGGCGGCGGCGGCCGACGAGGCCGACGACTCCGAGGAGTCGGACGAGGAGTAA
- a CDS encoding 50S ribosomal protein L32e, with protein sequence MSADDDIQSIEDIGGVGPSKAEALREAGYESIEDLKAASQSELADIDGIGNALAARIKADVGGLEVSEETEAEVEEEEPAETEETEEVETELRPRGHADKTPDLDDEAARALVQKHRQGKPQFNRQDYHKKKRTPTSWRKPRGNLSKQRRGIKGKGATVEAGYRSPTAARGLHPSGFEEIRVHNTDDLEGVDPDTEAVRIASGVGARKRERIEDVCEDREIRVLNPTYVEVEVEEEA encoded by the coding sequence ATGAGCGCAGACGACGACATCCAGTCCATCGAAGACATCGGCGGCGTCGGGCCGTCGAAGGCGGAGGCGCTCCGCGAGGCCGGCTACGAGTCCATCGAGGACCTCAAGGCCGCGAGCCAGTCCGAACTGGCCGACATCGACGGCATCGGCAACGCGCTCGCCGCGCGTATCAAGGCCGACGTCGGTGGTCTCGAAGTCAGCGAGGAGACCGAAGCCGAAGTCGAAGAGGAAGAGCCGGCGGAGACCGAGGAGACGGAGGAAGTCGAGACGGAGCTGCGCCCGCGCGGCCACGCCGACAAGACTCCCGACCTCGACGACGAGGCCGCCCGCGCGTTGGTGCAGAAACACCGGCAGGGCAAGCCGCAGTTCAACCGGCAGGACTACCACAAGAAAAAGCGCACCCCGACCTCGTGGCGGAAGCCGCGTGGGAACCTCTCGAAACAGCGCCGCGGGATCAAAGGTAAGGGCGCGACCGTCGAGGCGGGCTACCGCTCGCCGACGGCCGCGCGCGGCCTGCACCCCAGCGGCTTCGAGGAGATTCGCGTCCACAACACGGACGACCTGGAGGGGGTCGACCCCGACACGGAGGCCGTCCGTATCGCGAGCGGCGTGGGCGCGCGCAAGCGCGAACGCATCGAGGACGTCTGTGAGGACCGCGAGATTCGCGTCCTCAACCCGACGTACGTCGAAGTCGAAGTGGAGGAGGAAGCATGA
- a CDS encoding MoaD/ThiS family protein has translation MRIEVRCYGEVAAAVGDHAQTLSLADDATVGDARAALSIATESFSGGLVVLVNGSHAAADAALSDGDTLALSQSPMRE, from the coding sequence GTGCGCATCGAGGTTCGGTGTTACGGCGAGGTAGCGGCGGCGGTCGGCGATCACGCCCAGACTCTGTCGCTGGCCGACGACGCGACGGTCGGCGACGCTCGCGCGGCCCTCTCCATCGCGACGGAGTCGTTCTCCGGCGGCCTCGTCGTGCTGGTGAACGGGAGCCACGCCGCCGCCGACGCGGCGCTGTCGGACGGCGACACACTCGCGCTCTCACAGTCGCCGATGCGGGAGTGA
- a CDS encoding macro domain-containing protein, with the protein MDFTVVQGDIAAQSADALVNAAGTSLRMGSGVAGALRRGANGPINEEATSKGPVDLGGVAVTDAYELGADYVIHAAAMPHYGDGRATETSIREATRGSLDRADELGCASLVIPVLGTGAAGFDFETGARYVCEEVRDHEPTTLDDVRVIAYSEDDAETLRRVAAEVQG; encoded by the coding sequence ATGGATTTCACCGTCGTTCAGGGCGACATCGCCGCACAGTCCGCCGACGCGTTGGTGAACGCCGCGGGGACCAGTTTACGGATGGGCAGCGGGGTGGCCGGCGCACTCCGTCGGGGTGCCAACGGCCCGATCAACGAGGAGGCCACGTCGAAGGGACCGGTCGACCTCGGCGGCGTCGCCGTCACCGACGCCTACGAGTTGGGCGCCGACTATGTGATCCACGCCGCCGCCATGCCCCACTACGGAGACGGGCGCGCGACCGAGACGAGCATCCGCGAGGCGACACGCGGCAGCCTCGACCGCGCCGACGAACTCGGCTGTGCATCGCTCGTGATCCCCGTCCTCGGCACCGGCGCCGCCGGCTTCGACTTCGAGACGGGCGCCCGCTACGTCTGCGAGGAGGTTCGGGACCACGAGCCGACGACGCTCGACGACGTGCGCGTGATCGCCTACTCCGAAGACGACGCCGAGACGCTTCGGCGCGTCGCCGCCGAGGTGCAGGGCTGA
- the rpmD gene encoding 50S ribosomal protein L30 translates to MEALVQIRGEVNISGDVQDTLSMLNLHAVNQCTLVPETDTYRGMITKVNDYVAHGEPSADVVATLVRNRAEPLEGSADIDDEWVAANTDYADVDELAAALVDEETTLRDAGLAPSIRLHPPRGGHEGVKHPTVEGGQLGKHSTEEIDRLLEAMR, encoded by the coding sequence ATGGAAGCGCTCGTCCAGATTCGCGGCGAGGTGAACATCTCCGGTGACGTGCAGGATACGCTCTCGATGCTCAACCTGCACGCCGTCAACCAGTGTACGCTGGTGCCCGAGACCGACACCTACCGCGGCATGATCACGAAGGTGAACGACTACGTCGCCCACGGCGAGCCGTCGGCGGACGTGGTCGCGACGCTCGTTCGGAATCGCGCCGAACCCCTCGAAGGCTCGGCCGACATCGACGACGAGTGGGTCGCAGCGAACACCGACTACGCCGACGTGGACGAACTGGCGGCGGCGCTGGTCGACGAGGAGACGACGCTCCGCGACGCGGGGCTCGCCCCGTCGATCCGGCTCCACCCGCCGCGTGGCGGCCACGAGGGCGTCAAACACCCGACGGTCGAGGGCGGTCAGCTCGGCAAGCACTCGACCGAGGAGATCGACCGACTGCTGGAGGCCATGCGATGA
- a CDS encoding BtpA/SgcQ family protein, with amino-acid sequence MDTEAVFGASRPIVGMVHLPALPGAPGYDDTGGREAIRAAARRDAERLDAGGVDALLVENFGDAPFYPGSVPRHVVAELTALVGTVREATDRPVGVNVLRNDGPSAVAVAAATGAAFVRVNVHVGARVADQGVLEGQAHETMRLRDRLDADVRVLADVGVKHSAPLGGRASGITPELLGDAVERGLADGVIVSGSGTGRATADDDVRAAVAARDDRGLDAPVFVGSGVTADTVGDALSAADGVIVGSALEADGEAGRPVSIGRVERLVEAADAVR; translated from the coding sequence GTGGACACCGAAGCCGTCTTCGGCGCTTCTCGACCCATCGTGGGCATGGTTCACCTGCCGGCACTCCCCGGCGCCCCCGGCTACGACGACACGGGGGGTCGCGAGGCGATTCGCGCGGCCGCGCGCCGGGACGCCGAGCGCCTCGACGCGGGCGGCGTCGACGCCCTGCTGGTGGAGAACTTCGGCGACGCGCCGTTCTACCCCGGCTCCGTCCCGCGACACGTCGTCGCGGAGTTGACGGCGCTCGTGGGGACGGTCCGAGAGGCGACCGACCGGCCGGTCGGCGTGAACGTCCTTCGCAACGACGGCCCGTCCGCGGTGGCCGTCGCGGCCGCGACGGGCGCCGCCTTCGTCCGCGTCAACGTCCACGTCGGGGCGCGAGTGGCGGATCAGGGGGTACTGGAGGGACAAGCCCACGAGACGATGCGACTGCGCGACCGCCTCGACGCCGACGTGCGCGTGCTCGCGGACGTGGGCGTCAAGCACTCGGCGCCGCTGGGTGGACGGGCGTCGGGGATCACCCCCGAGCTCCTCGGAGACGCCGTCGAACGCGGCCTCGCGGACGGCGTGATCGTGAGCGGATCGGGGACCGGACGGGCCACCGCGGACGACGACGTCCGGGCGGCGGTCGCGGCGCGCGACGACCGGGGACTGGACGCGCCGGTGTTCGTCGGGAGCGGCGTGACCGCCGACACCGTCGGCGACGCACTCTCGGCGGCGGACGGAGTGATCGTCGGGAGCGCGCTGGAGGCGGACGGCGAGGCCGGACGGCCGGTGTCGATCGGCCGGGTCGAGCGGCTGGTCGAGGCGGCGGACGCGGTTCGGTGA
- a CDS encoding N-acyl homoserine lactonase family protein: MTPTVTPHCCGSFRVDERLLVGNRSGVVEAPSITYLIEAEETILVDTGFGSVELMDRRHPGYGCHREPGQDLESILDDEGYTPADVDAVVLSHLDWDHCYNLGPFDECETDIYVQREELAYAVAPYPLHADRYEAKSLGREPPWLTVDLTALGGETELAPGITAFPTPGHTVGHQSVAVEEDGGTTVVAVDAVQTFENVPDDGDPVPGLPMDDLAWWESANEVLDRADRLLPGHEWGILDAEPAGLV, translated from the coding sequence ATGACACCGACGGTTACCCCCCACTGCTGTGGCTCCTTCCGCGTCGACGAGCGACTCCTCGTCGGGAACCGGAGCGGCGTCGTCGAAGCACCCTCGATCACCTACCTGATCGAGGCCGAGGAGACCATCCTCGTCGACACGGGCTTCGGTTCGGTGGAGCTGATGGACCGGCGTCACCCGGGTTACGGGTGTCACCGCGAACCGGGGCAGGATCTCGAATCCATCCTCGACGACGAGGGCTATACACCGGCAGACGTGGACGCCGTCGTCCTCAGCCACCTCGATTGGGATCACTGCTACAACCTCGGCCCGTTCGACGAGTGCGAGACGGACATCTACGTCCAGCGCGAAGAACTCGCGTACGCGGTCGCCCCGTATCCGCTGCACGCGGACCGCTACGAGGCCAAATCCCTAGGCCGGGAGCCGCCGTGGCTGACGGTCGATCTGACGGCGCTCGGCGGCGAGACGGAACTCGCTCCGGGGATCACCGCCTTCCCGACGCCCGGACATACGGTCGGTCACCAGTCGGTGGCGGTCGAGGAGGACGGCGGGACGACGGTCGTCGCCGTCGACGCAGTCCAGACGTTCGAGAACGTCCCCGACGACGGCGACCCGGTGCCGGGGCTGCCGATGGACGACCTCGCGTGGTGGGAGAGCGCGAACGAGGTGCTCGACCGCGCGGATCGACTCCTGCCGGGCCACGAGTGGGGAATTCTGGACGCGGAGCCGGCGGGGTTGGTGTAG
- a CDS encoding 50S ribosomal protein L18, with the protein MATGPRYKVPMRRRREDRTDYHQRLRLLKSGKPRLVARVSNRHVRAQLITPGPSGDETHAAASSEDLAEYGWDAPTGNLPSAYLTGYLAGLRALDAGLTEAVLDIGLNTATPGNKVFAVQEGAIDAGLDIPHSESVLADWSRNRGEHIAEYAEQLDEPLYGGDFDATELPEHFDEVRERLMEDNEQ; encoded by the coding sequence ATGGCAACAGGCCCACGATACAAGGTCCCGATGCGGCGCCGCCGCGAGGACCGAACCGACTACCACCAGAGGTTGCGCCTGCTGAAATCCGGCAAGCCCCGCCTGGTCGCTCGCGTGAGCAACCGGCACGTCAGGGCGCAGCTGATCACCCCCGGTCCGAGCGGTGACGAGACGCACGCGGCCGCCTCCTCCGAGGACCTCGCGGAGTACGGCTGGGACGCCCCGACGGGCAACCTCCCCAGCGCGTACCTCACGGGCTACCTCGCGGGACTCCGCGCGCTCGACGCCGGCCTCACGGAGGCCGTCCTCGACATCGGTCTCAACACGGCGACGCCCGGGAACAAGGTGTTCGCAGTACAGGAAGGCGCAATCGACGCGGGACTCGACATCCCGCACAGCGAGAGCGTCCTCGCGGACTGGTCGCGCAACCGCGGCGAGCACATCGCCGAGTACGCCGAACAGCTGGACGAACCGCTGTACGGCGGCGACTTCGACGCGACGGAGCTCCCCGAGCACTTCGACGAAGTGCGCGAACGACTGATGGAGGACAATGAGCAGTAA
- a CDS encoding 50S ribosomal protein L19e gives MTDLSAQKRLAADVLDVGKDRVWFDPEAQSEIADAITREDIRDLVDEGTIQQKGSSNNSRGRARERADKQAYGHRTGAGTRRGTAGARENSKENWTSRIRAQRRRLRELRDDGPLDRTQYRELYNKAGGGEFESVARLEAYIENNYDVEVND, from the coding sequence ATGACGGACCTGAGCGCACAGAAACGGCTCGCGGCCGACGTGCTCGACGTGGGCAAGGACCGCGTGTGGTTCGACCCCGAAGCCCAGAGCGAAATCGCGGACGCGATCACCCGCGAGGACATCCGTGACCTCGTCGACGAGGGCACGATCCAGCAGAAGGGCTCCTCGAACAACTCGCGTGGCCGTGCCCGCGAGCGAGCGGACAAACAGGCCTACGGCCACCGCACCGGTGCCGGCACCCGTCGTGGGACCGCCGGCGCACGCGAGAACAGCAAGGAGAACTGGACGAGTCGCATCCGCGCCCAGCGGCGTCGTCTGCGCGAGTTGCGCGACGACGGCCCGCTCGACCGAACGCAGTACCGCGAGCTCTACAACAAGGCTGGCGGTGGCGAGTTCGAGAGCGTGGCGCGACTCGAAGCGTACATCGAGAACAACTACGACGTGGAGGTGAACGACTGA
- a CDS encoding 30S ribosomal protein S14: MSESQDERDVTGEHASPRTDDRHQCRRCGRKQGLVGKYDIFLCRQCFREVARDMGFKKYR, translated from the coding sequence ATGAGTGAATCACAAGACGAACGCGACGTGACCGGTGAGCACGCCTCGCCGCGGACCGACGACCGCCACCAGTGTCGTCGGTGCGGCCGCAAGCAGGGGCTCGTCGGCAAGTACGACATCTTCCTGTGTCGGCAGTGCTTCCGAGAGGTCGCGCGCGACATGGGCTTCAAGAAGTATCGATAA
- a CDS encoding 30S ribosomal protein S8: MAGNDPLSNALSGLDNAESVGHLSHTVQPASNVIGSVLEVFYDRGYIDGFEFVDDGKSGRFEIELKGAINHCGVVKPRYSAGADEYEKWEKRYLPARDYGALVVTTSHGVMSHYEAREQGIGGQVIAYVY, encoded by the coding sequence ATGGCAGGGAACGACCCCCTCTCGAACGCGCTCTCGGGGCTCGACAACGCCGAGAGCGTGGGACATCTGTCCCACACGGTACAGCCCGCCTCGAACGTGATCGGCTCGGTACTCGAGGTCTTCTACGACCGCGGGTACATCGACGGATTCGAGTTCGTCGACGACGGCAAATCCGGTCGCTTCGAGATCGAACTGAAAGGTGCGATCAACCACTGTGGCGTCGTCAAGCCCCGCTACTCCGCGGGCGCCGACGAGTACGAAAAGTGGGAGAAGCGGTATCTCCCCGCCCGCGACTACGGGGCACTCGTCGTCACGACCAGTCACGGCGTCATGAGCCACTACGAGGCCCGCGAACAGGGCATCGGTGGCCAGGTGATCGCGTACGTCTACTAA
- a CDS encoding 30S ribosomal protein S5 translates to MSSNDYGDGWEPRTRLGRKVQDGDISSMKAALESGLPLKEAEIVDQLLPGLDDEVLDINMVQRMTDSGRRVKFRCVVAVGNRDGYLGYAEARDDQVGSAIQKAIDVAKLNIIEVDRGSGSWEDRAGGVNSLTRKATGKAGSVTVEIIPAPQGLGLAAAPTVRNILELAGVQDAWTKSTGNTRTTVNLAKATYNALQNASQSRTPRRARRKQTETEVNE, encoded by the coding sequence ATGAGCAGTAACGATTACGGCGACGGCTGGGAACCGCGCACGCGGCTCGGCCGCAAGGTACAGGACGGCGACATCTCGTCGATGAAGGCGGCCCTCGAATCCGGGCTCCCGCTGAAGGAGGCCGAAATCGTCGATCAGCTCCTGCCGGGGCTGGACGACGAGGTGCTGGACATCAACATGGTCCAGCGGATGACCGACTCCGGGCGCCGGGTGAAGTTCCGGTGTGTCGTCGCGGTGGGCAACCGCGACGGCTACCTCGGCTACGCCGAGGCCCGCGACGATCAGGTCGGCTCCGCCATCCAGAAGGCCATCGACGTGGCCAAGCTGAACATCATCGAGGTCGACCGCGGGTCGGGGTCCTGGGAGGACCGCGCCGGCGGCGTCAACTCCCTGACCCGGAAGGCGACGGGGAAAGCCGGCTCGGTGACGGTCGAGATCATCCCCGCCCCGCAGGGGCTGGGGCTGGCGGCCGCCCCGACGGTGCGGAACATCCTCGAACTCGCGGGCGTGCAGGACGCCTGGACGAAGTCGACGGGCAACACCCGGACGACGGTCAACCTCGCGAAGGCGACGTACAACGCGCTCCAGAACGCGTCACAGTCGCGGACGCCCCGGCGGGCACGCCGCAAACAGACCGAAACCGAGGTGAACGAGTGA